One segment of Amycolatopsis alba DSM 44262 DNA contains the following:
- a CDS encoding GntR family transcriptional regulator, giving the protein MAKVPRSLLRDEAYENIRRAIIDGTLPPGTNLRDGDLADQLGLSRAPVRQALLRLVEDGLVESKPQSYTRVAGFVPDDVRDALQLVRALHEFAVRAGAPRMGPAEVAAMRAANTRFADAIAAGDIAAAIAADDELHDVPVAAARNRAIAATLARYTPLLRRLEYARFGSLPAHRSVQRHTELADAIEAGDVDAACAITATIWTELETLLETP; this is encoded by the coding sequence TTGGCGAAGGTGCCGAGGTCTCTCCTCAGGGACGAGGCCTACGAGAACATCCGCCGGGCGATCATCGACGGGACACTGCCGCCGGGGACGAACCTGCGCGACGGCGACCTCGCCGACCAGCTGGGTCTCTCCCGTGCGCCGGTGCGCCAAGCGTTGCTCCGTCTCGTTGAGGACGGTCTCGTCGAGTCGAAGCCGCAGAGCTACACGCGCGTGGCCGGCTTCGTTCCCGACGATGTCCGCGACGCGCTCCAGCTCGTGCGCGCGCTGCACGAGTTCGCCGTCCGCGCGGGCGCGCCGCGGATGGGGCCCGCCGAGGTCGCGGCGATGCGCGCGGCCAACACCCGGTTCGCCGACGCGATCGCCGCCGGGGACATCGCGGCCGCGATCGCCGCCGACGACGAGCTCCACGACGTCCCGGTGGCCGCCGCGCGCAACCGGGCCATCGCCGCGACGCTGGCCCGCTACACCCCGCTGCTCCGACGTCTCGAATACGCCCGCTTCGGCTCCCTGCCCGCGCACCGGTCGGTCCAGCGTCACACGGAACTGGCCGACGCCATCGAAGCGGGCGACGTCGACGCGGCCTGCGCGATCACCGCCACGATCTGGACCGAACTCGAAACCCTCCTGGAGACGCCATGA
- a CDS encoding 1-aminocyclopropane-1-carboxylate deaminase: protein MTLAGFPRYPLLLGPSPVHPLERLTAHLGGAQVWAKREDVNSGIAFGGNKTRKLEYLVADALASGADTLISIGGVQSNHTRQVAAAAARAGLKAVLVQESWVDWNDPLYDKVGNIQLSRILGADIRMVEAGFGVGFKESWENAVKEIEDGGGKPYAIPAGGSDHRLGGLGFANWIVELEAQEAELGVFFDTVVVCSVTGSTQAGMVAGAALSGKPRRILGIDGSAKPAETRDQITRIARATAELIGAGEIKEVELDERYHAGIYGIPDESTLDAIRTLARLEGVLTDPVYEGKSMAGLIDLIARGEISRDSNVLFAHLGGQPALNGYTSVL, encoded by the coding sequence ATGACCCTCGCCGGCTTCCCGCGCTACCCGCTGCTGCTCGGCCCCTCCCCCGTCCACCCGCTCGAACGGCTCACAGCCCATCTCGGCGGCGCGCAGGTCTGGGCGAAACGCGAGGACGTCAACTCCGGGATCGCGTTCGGCGGCAACAAGACCCGGAAGCTCGAATACCTGGTCGCCGACGCGCTCGCCTCGGGCGCGGACACGCTGATCTCGATCGGCGGCGTGCAGTCGAACCACACCCGCCAGGTCGCCGCGGCGGCCGCGCGCGCCGGGCTCAAGGCCGTGCTGGTGCAGGAGAGCTGGGTCGACTGGAACGACCCGCTGTACGACAAGGTGGGCAACATCCAGCTTTCGCGCATCCTCGGCGCGGACATCCGGATGGTCGAGGCCGGATTCGGTGTCGGCTTCAAGGAAAGCTGGGAGAACGCGGTCAAGGAGATCGAAGACGGCGGCGGGAAGCCGTACGCGATCCCGGCGGGCGGGTCGGATCACCGCCTCGGCGGGCTCGGTTTCGCGAACTGGATCGTCGAACTCGAAGCGCAGGAGGCCGAGCTCGGCGTCTTCTTCGACACGGTGGTCGTCTGCTCGGTCACCGGCAGCACGCAGGCCGGGATGGTCGCCGGGGCCGCGCTGTCGGGCAAGCCGCGGCGGATCCTCGGCATCGACGGGTCGGCGAAACCGGCCGAGACCCGTGACCAGATCACCCGTATCGCGCGGGCGACCGCGGAGCTGATCGGCGCGGGCGAGATCAAGGAAGTCGAACTGGACGAGCGCTACCACGCCGGGATCTACGGCATCCCGGACGAGTCCACTTTGGACGCGATCCGGACGCTGGCGCGACTGGAGGGTGTCCTCACCGATCCGGTGTACGAGGGCAAGTCGATGGCGGGGCTGATCGACCTGATCGCGCGCGGTGAAATCTCGCGGGACTCGAACGTGCTCTTCGCGCACCTGGGCGGGCAGCCCGCGCTGAACGGGTACACGAGCGTGCTCTAG
- a CDS encoding RidA family protein — MSKTAISTENAPKPVAAFSQAVRKGNILQVAGQVAFDPATGAIVGETVGEQTEQTFKNIEAVLEAAGSSLADAVMVRVYLTDVDHFGVFNEVYNKLIGEAPHPARTTVYVGLPAGLLVEIDVLAVVD, encoded by the coding sequence ATGAGCAAGACCGCGATCAGCACGGAGAACGCGCCGAAGCCGGTGGCCGCGTTCTCGCAGGCGGTCCGCAAGGGCAACATCCTGCAGGTGGCCGGCCAGGTCGCCTTCGACCCGGCCACCGGCGCCATCGTCGGCGAGACCGTCGGCGAGCAGACCGAGCAGACCTTCAAGAACATCGAAGCGGTGCTCGAGGCCGCCGGGTCGAGCCTGGCGGACGCGGTGATGGTGCGCGTGTACCTGACCGACGTCGACCACTTCGGCGTGTTCAACGAGGTCTACAACAAGCTGATCGGCGAGGCCCCGCACCCGGCCCGCACCACCGTGTACGTCGGCCTGCCCGCCGGACTGCTGGTGGAGATCGACGTCCTGGCCGTGGTGGACTGA